A stretch of the Capsicum annuum cultivar UCD-10X-F1 chromosome 8, UCD10Xv1.1, whole genome shotgun sequence genome encodes the following:
- the LOC107879232 gene encoding NAC domain-containing protein 30-like, producing MSWYKQTCSIMGYRFHPTHTEVVKYLLGFARNDPLPKQNKLMQEVDLYGDKEAWQIFEGDHTNTHYCITQLKKKKADSIRTERSVGKGKWNLQSKAKQVFDHNGRLMGYVKSLKYIPRTAHKSSIKAAYGEWLMTEYSLRYSYLNDIKKKGYVICKIKKKKKNDSDKQKGVANDDQNMSDIEEYIDSILKEENNENIEYIEGEEVGEHFLATLGCHDDLPVNNRHELALAGGIDLDDIDFVL from the coding sequence ATGTCTTGGTATAAGCAAACTTGCTCCATAATGGGATATCGATTTCACCCAACGCACACCGAAGTCGTGAAATATCTATTAGGTTTTGCAAGGAACGATCCACTCCCCAAACAAAACAAACTGATGCAGGAAGTGGATCTTTACGGGGACAAGGAGGCATGGCAGATTTTCGAGGGTGACCACACCAACACCCATTACTGCATTACgcagttgaagaaaaagaaggcgGATTCGATAAGAACAGAGCGAAGTGTGGGGAAGGGAAAATGGAATCTACAAAGCAAAGCGAAGCAGGTGTTTGACCATAATGGCAGGCTTATGGGGTACGTGAAAAGTTTGAAGTACATACCCCGCACCGCTCACAAATCATCAATCAAGGCCGCTTACGGCGAGTGGTTGATGACGGAATACTCTCTACGTTATAGTTATCTTAACGATATTAAGAAGAAGGGTTACGTAATTTGTaagatcaaaaagaaaaagaaaaatgacagtGATAAGCAAAAAGGAGTAGCTAACGATGATCAGAATATGAGTGACATCGAAGAGTATATCGATTCGattttgaaagaagaaaacaacgAGAATATAGAGTACATAGAGGGAGAGGAAGTTGGGGAACACTTTCTTGCTACGTTGGGGTGTCATGATGACTTACCTGTGAATAATAGGCATGAACTTGCTTTGGCAGGAGGTATTGATCTTGATGATATAGATTTCGTTCTATAG
- the LOC107839183 gene encoding beta-amylase 7 — protein MASEMQRYDTNEDDEEMGMDVKEEDDEDDDDEEKNAAMHAMAGFDGVHGSSSSSRFQHHQQYQEQPTPGGSRRCRPVEEKERTKLRERQRRAITAKILAGLRRHGNYNLRVRADINDVIAALAREAGWVVLPDGTTFPSRSQPQGTGTAGGTSTTMVTSLSPHIPTQHTPPAALKSMTSGFQNTADQSACQMKSVFVPSSSPYDSSSTARSQTSAIVANGQVTQNDPFLVGCVDSIDKQVIDMHTKLQERDFAGTHYIPVYVMLPLGVINMKSELVDADGLVKQLRMLKSINVDGVMVDCWWGIVEANAPQEYNWNGYKRLFQVVREHKLKIKVMMSFHECGGNIGDDVCIPLPHWVSEIGRSNPDIYFTDRAGRRNPECLSWGIDKERVLRGRTAVEVYFDYMRSFRVGFDEFFEDGIISMVEVGLGPCGELRYPSNPVKHGWRYPGVGEFQCYDQYLLKSLKKAAEARGHSFWARAPDNAGSYNSRPQETGFFCDGGDYDGYYGRFFLNWYSQVLVDHADRVLSLAKLAFDGTCIAAKLSGIHWWYKTAGHAAELTAGFYNPSNRDGYIVIAAMLKKHGAALNFKCAEMSMLEQAVDFSEALVDPEGLAWQVLNAAWDVSLPVCSENALLCHDRGGYNCLLEKAKPFNDPDGKHIFAFTYLRLSPLLMDGQNYMEFERFVKRMHGEAVLDFQS, from the exons ATGGCATCAGAGATGCAGAGATATGATACAAATGAAGATGACGAAGAGATGGGGATGGATgtgaaagaagaagatgatgaggaTGATGACGACGAAGAGAAGAATGCTGCCATGCATGCAATGGCAGGTTTTGATGGGGTACATGGATCTAGCAGCAGTAGTAGGTTTCAACACCATCAGCAATATCAGGAGCAACCAACCCCTGGGGGATCTCGTAGATGTAGGCCAGTAGAAGAGAAGGAAAGAACAAAGCTTAGGGAGCGACAGCGAAGAGCTATTACTGCAAAGATCTTGGCTGGACTCCGAAGGCATGGGAACTATAACCTTAGAGTTAGGGCTGATATCAATGATGTAATTGCTGCTTTGGCAAGGGAAGCAGGTTGGGTTGTTCTTCCAGATGGAACCACCTTTCCCTCAAGATCACAACCACAG GGTACGGGTACTGCTGGTGGGACATCCACCACAATGGTGACTTCATTATCTCCACATATACCTACACAACACACTCCACCAGCTGCATTGAAAAGCATGACGTCTGGGTTTCAGAACACAGCTGATCAGAGTGCCTGTCAGATGAAAAGTGTTTTTGTACCTAGTTCATCCCCTTATGATTCATCATCTACTGCCCGATCACAAACTTCAGCCATTGTGGCAAATGGACAAGTCACACAAAATGACCCATTTCTTGTAGGGTGTGTTGATTCAATTGACAAGCAG GTTATTGACATGCACACAAAGTTACAGGAGCGTGATTTTGCTGGGACACATTACATTCCTGTTTATGTTATGCTGCCC TTAGGAGTTATTAATATGAAGTCAGAGCTTGTTGATGCGGATGGTCTAGTCAAGCAGTTGAGAATGCTAAAGTCAATTAATGTTGATGGTGTGATGGTGGACTGCTGGTGGGGCATTGTAGAAGCGAACGCTCCACAGGAATATAACTGGAATGGATACAAAAGACTTTTTCAAGTTGTGAGGGagcataaactcaaaataaag GTTATGATGTCTTTCCATGAATGCGGAGGTAACATTGGTGATGATGTTTGCATTCCACTGCCTCACTGGGTATCCGAAATCGGTCGAAGCAATCCTGACATATATTTTACCGACAGAGCAGGACGACGGAACCCTGAATGTCTCTCATGGGGAATTGACAAAGAACGAGTTTTGAGAGGTCGCACTGCTGTAGAG GTCTATTTTGATTATATGAGGAGTTTTCGAGTTGGATTTGATGAGTTCTTTGAGGATGGTATCATTTCTATGGTTGAAGTTGGACTAGGCCCGTGTGGGGAGCTAAGATATCCCTCCAATCCTGTAAAACATGGCTGGAGGTATCCCGGAGTTGGTGAATTCCAG TGTTATGACCAGTATTTGCTGAAAAGCCTGAAAAAGGCAGCTGAAGCAAGAGGACACTCATTCTGGGCACGAGCACCCGATAATGCTGGTTCCTACAATTCACGGCCACAGGAGACTGGATTTTTTTGTGATGGGGGTGATTATGATGGGTATTATGGTAGGTTTTTCCTCAACTGGTACTCTCAAGTTCTGGTTGACCATGCAGATCGTGTGCTTTCTTTAGCCAAGTTAGCTTTTGATGGGACATGCATTGCCGCAAAG CTATCAGGAATTCATTGGTGGTATAAGACAGCTGGCCATGCTGCTGAATTAACAGCTGGGTTCTATAACCCGAGCAATCGAGATGGTTATATTGTGATTGCTGCAATGCTAAAGAAGCATGGAGCTGCATTGAACTTCAAGTGTGCTGAAATGAGCATGTTAGAGCAGGCGGTTGACTTCTCTGAGGCTCTAGTTGATCCTGAGGGATTAGCCTGGCAA GTGTTGAATGCTGCTTGGGATGTTTCTCTGCCAGTCTGCAGTGAAAACGCACTTCTGTGTCATGATAGAGGAGGCTACAATTGTTTACTGGAAAAAGCGAAACCCTTCAATGATCCGGATGGGAAGCATATTTTTGCCTTTACCTACCTTAGACTCAGTCCCCTTCTCATGGACGGACAGAACTACATGGAATTTGAACGATTTGTTAAGCGTATGCATG GGGAAGCCGTCCTTGACTTCCAATCATAG